taaataaatattttaactagataaaatatttaaattatttttaataatggtagcttataataattataatttaaactaataataatatttagcaaaataaaataaaaattaataaaattttagtaatatttaaaaattataaataacaatttaactaatatttgaatacttatttattatttaatttcataaaaaaataaatatataagaagagtacaaaattttaattttatttaaaaaaactaaaaaaatttataattaataataaaaaataattttatatatgatgTAATTTGTGTAAATATATTATTGTTGGCTAAAATAAtatgtgaaatttttttaatcatgttAATtgctaatatttaataaaaacacgtaaataaaagaaaaagtaaaaaaattgaattaatttatttttttattatttatcatattatattatgttatattatattatatattttattttaaatatctatattaaataaatattttaactagataaaatatttaaattatttttaataatggtagcttataataattataatttaaactaataataatatttagcaaaataaaataaaaattaataaaattttagtaatatttaaaaattataaataacaatttaactaatatttgaatacttatttattatttaatttcataaaaaaataaatatataagaagagtacaaaattttaattttatttaaaaaaactaaaaaaatttataattaataataaaaaataattttatatatgatgTAATTTGTGTAAATATATTATTGTtggctaaaatttttaaaatctattaaattttaattagaaaaaatttaacTTTGAGATGTAAAATTAAGCATAAGATTTCACAAATTAATTACCCATTTGAAGGATAATGCAACAAAAGCGATAAGGTCTATGCTCAGTTTTCACATTAGATTCGTTAAGTTGAAGAAATATATGCGCTAGTGACAACCTGCTGGACACGCACATGTCCTTTCAACATTCTAAATATGAACGAAGGAAAATGAATCAGTCCTCACCGCCAAAACCTGGTTCATGAACATTGAATTTATTACCCCAGCAGCCTTTGACAGTTGATATTCAACAGCAAGGACCCAAGGAAGACAGATATAGTAAAATACAGAATTTGTTAGAATAATTAGAGAGCCAGGTGATGGATCACAAGCAATTTCTTTTCACTTTCTGCTCCATTAGAATTCCAGTTTGCTTTGCCAAGAATTTGTAGACCAGTGTGTAATTGATGACTAGTATAACAAGATAATACAACTGGACAGGAAAATAGTTCGCCTACCTAGTCAGAATTCACAGATATTGAGTTTATTTATATGAACAACTTGGTCTAATCTCACAAATATAGCAATTAGTTTGCTTGCCTGCATGCATCATCTGGAGCATAGAAGACTTGTTTTCTTCAACCACAGCTGGATTTATCCACAAAAGTATATTTCTTGGATTCGAGACAAAGGAGATTTGATAACAAACATTGGAGGGCCATGCATTAGCCACACCAAATTCAGATAGTTAATCTAGGATTATTTGGTTCGAATATCCTGTCTTTCCTTCTTAATTTCATCACTTGAAGCACTTCTTTCTGTTTGTATCCTGGTAGGAAGGATTGACCATGTTAAATTCAGAAATGAATAGAGTAAGTTCTGTGATGAATAAAAAATGTGAAACTAAACTTACCTTTGCAAATATGGAGAAATTATAGGAGTATATTCCATATTCTTTAGGATTAAACTTTCATTCTGGTCTCTTCCCATCATAGATGCACTTAAAGAGCTGCTGTTTTTCAAACTGGATGATTGTGTGACAAAAGGAAGTGATGCTGCAGCCCTGGCTTCCATTTCAAATTCTTGAAAcaaagataaatcagaattgCTCTACTGTAATAACATCAACTGTAAGAGCAGTGACATATCCTATAGAAGAGGAATCAATATCCTACGCTATGATTTGTAGGAACACTATTTCACTGAAGATAATCCTGCATTGCAAAGTCATATGTACCTGAAGGAATCCTTTCTAAATGATCTGCATTAAGTTGCTGGTGTGGCAAAATATCTTCCCTGCAAATTTCCTTCAATTGCATGCATATGAGACATCTATTCCACATGCATATTTCAGTCAGACAGGATCATATTCAAACTTACCTCAGAAGATCTGAGGAGCGGAAAAGGCCCAAAGTGAGCTCTGATTGATGATTCCATGCCAAATGAAGTTTctgaatttattatatttggTACTGATAGCTGGTTTGAGATGGCACATTGGTTTGGAAGATCAAAGATAATTTGTTCTGGGTTTTCTTGGTTCAAAGGAAGACTGCCAGCTATATTCATATGCTGAGACACATTTTCCTCGCCAAATCCTCTGCTGTATTGAGAAAGTTGGACTGGTTGCAGCATTCCAGGCAAGCACATTGGATGCAAACTTATTCCATTTCTCATTGATAGCATCTGGAATGTTAATCAACATGTTAGCAACTCACAAACAAACTTGGGTTCATCATTATCACTTAGCTTCAACTTCGtgtttttttacaatatttttattgaaagaaTGAACAAAAGAAGCTGAAACtcaaaattaatctttaataaataaattgatcatgttaaattaaactattaaattccAAAGGGAAACAACATGCCTCAACCCTCAAGTATTAAATTAAGATTCTCAATGCACATTCCAGAGTACAATTTTGGCAGGTAGTTGCTCTGGAGTAGCATCCACAAAATATGTACACAGCGTTACAATACCCAATCAGCAATGCTCGCTTAGCTTCACATTGGACGGACAAGAACCAAGGTGAGGCAGAACTTCCAATAGGGAAACAACTTGCATTAGACTTTTCATCTCAGTAAACAATAAAAACGGATAAATAGATAACATCTCAGAATAAAATAACACACAAAATAGCTTATTTTGAGAGAATTTATGATAATGATTCCTTTATTTACACCTTCAGTACAGCACTCACAAATTCACCCTAGACAACTCCAGTGGTCCTTTGTGTTGCATTCTCTTTGCATAGAAAGATTTAAGCAAAACCTTCAGCTACATCATAGCTAGTGATTAAGAATGACGATTTATGACTGATTAAACTACTTTTCATCTGTTAATCAGTGACTGCTTCTGTTGATCCATTTTAACAATTAGACCAACTGAAACACAAACAACCTTTATCAGAAAACCTCATCAAAAGAGTTACTGTGACTTTATGGTCTGCACCTTTTCTTCTCTTTGCATTCCTCCTTTTTCGTGTGTGCATGTCTATGCATGAGATACTGTGGGGAGATCAAACAAGAAAGAAGAGCTTTTTCTTGATTGGTGAATTTATTCTCTAAATTATCATCCTGGACTTCTATATGCATCCTGGAACATATTGTTTCCAGCAAATATGCATGCAAAATAAACACCTAAATCGTGTTTGGATTTGAAATTtggatattaaatattaaataagaaatataaaatttaaaattcataaatttgaaCATATCTTGtttatcttaaaaaataataataataataaattttgaatttaaaaagaatGAAGGAGAAGACAAGGCAATTTTGTGAGGTTtaacttgaatttcaaataacatATTAGTTTGTCATTTCAAGTCCTAAATTTTTTGAGTCCCTATATTTATCTTGGATTTGACTGAAATCCAAGTTTAGATTTGTTGAACCTTTCAAATAAGGTATTTATCAAAATTGCAATTCACAAATTTGAATCCATAAATCCAAACACAATACAAAATTACTTTCCTTTGAAGGTCCATAATGCTTGCAGATGCAAAAATTTCAACAATTTCGACTCATTGTTTACTTTGAAACTCAACCAACTGTAACTTAACACCAAAAGCTTCAACAACTCAACCAACTGTAACTTAACACCAAAAGCTTCAACCTTTCAAGGTTAAagaaatctaaataaaaataaagatcgCAAGTAAGAAAATgactttatctaattttttaaacCATAAATTTTGCGTTACTATAAACATGTAGATTGTAAGATTAACTGGATCACTATCCAAACTCCCAGGGAGGTACAAGGATCATCCATGACAATAATCTCTTACACTAATCCATGACTAGCAATGAGCTTTAGCTGTGGTAGAGTAGGTCTGAGTTCCAAATGacaaattgttaaaaaaaaaaaaaaaaatccatgacTAACCAATGACTGTGCCAGCCTGGGAACAATGGCTTGCATGCCTTAAAAAATCATCAGCATTGAAATATGAATGGTTTGAGGGTGATTAAAGGTTTGGCACAACTAAATAACATAATCGCATTAAAGATGACACAGACCTGTACTTGGAGCTGAAGTTGCTTTAGATATTcaatagcttcatcaagcattGACGCCTTATCAGTCTGCCATGAAAGGAGAACAAAATCATTTAAAACTAAAAGCAACTATTCAATGTGGTAAAATTAATCAAAGAACACAGAAATTGCACAACCTTGTTAGAATTTGGAATTAGGTTTTGCAGCGCCTTCATTTTCTCATTTATCCTGCTTCTCCTCCGCTGCCAAGAAAAGAACCcattgaaaaattgaaaagaggaggaagaagaatagCATCCGAAAAGAATGTCTACCTTTTCAGACAAATTGTGAACTTCTGCTGCTCTGCTTCTCTTGGATGAACCACGCGGAGGAGCAGGCTTTGCTTGCGCCTCCTCTGCCAACGCTTCAAGAGCCTCCTGCAGTCGAGATCAATGAACAACCTCTAAAACTCTCTATTTTCTTTCTCACACATTTATTGTGCATCCAAACTGAGCTAAAATTCCCAAATACATCCCCCgaaaaaagaatatatatatatatatatatatatataattgctcAAGCAatcaaaaattcaaaatccatAACGAGCACCTCGCTTTCGCAGTCGTAGTCATCAGCCTCGTTCTCACTAGCTCCTCCAATCGACAAAGACGAAGCATTCGCCCCGTTTCCTTTCACATTTCCCTGGAAAAAACCAACGTTCACTCCTTCACCAGAATCCAGACCGGAGATTCCGTCTTTCACGAGAGTTGATTCGCATAAACGATGAGGATGACTCTCTCGCGGAATAGAAAGAGGAGCCGCAAATGACTGCAACTGTGGGCCAGTGTTGGTCATAAATGACGAACCAGTCGAAGAAGCAGAAGTAGAATGGAGAAGAATCTGATGGAGGAAAACCGATATATCGTCCGATGAACGGCGATCACCACCTCCCGTCGGAGGAGACGAACACGCATTGTACATGTCTCCCATTAATCTCCTTTCTCTGTTATTCTATTGTTCTCGCTGTTTAACGAATCAGGACAGTAGAGGAGCTTTTGTCCACCTGAGACCTTCGACGCGGGTTTAAATGGAAGCTTGAAGCTTCAATTCTCGTGCAATGGTGGAATGGGGAGTCTAGTTTACGCGCCAGTGGAGCGAGTGGAAAAAGGATGGCAACATCAGGATCTTGAGTGAGAGATTTGTATGCACAATCGTCAAGGGCTTTAATGATTGGTCTGTCAAATAGGAAATTTGACCGATCTGGGTAATTGTAAAGCAATGGCATTTCTGTGTCAGGTGATATCCACTATTGTTCGCACGTGAGGTacactaaaatttttatttcaaatggtATTaagcattaattttttattaataatattaataattaattattaattacttaGCAGGATCTTTGTCTTTAGTTTCTTGTGCAAGAAATGCTCTCGTGTCTTGACTCATGCCTCATAGAAAGGTGATGGTTTGTTTGGTGTCTGAAATATTAGTAaattagtaatattttttactatCTTATAGTGTAAGATATGGGTTTATTATAGAATAATGTgaacaaattattattaattgagtgtaacttttaaattatttactattgttGAATGACTTCAAACTaaagaatgaaaaattaaagttctaAAATTTAACTCAATCTAAGTATTGTTCAACCGCAAGCTATTGCCGGTAGATTCACAAGTTATCGCCATCATTATCCTCCACatcggagaaaaaaaaaaaatttcatcatGTCTAAAAAGTCAATCCATAAACAAATCAAAAAATGTGAAAATCTACGTTTGAACGATAATAAAAACAAGAATAGAACAAACAACAAGTAAAACCTAAAAACAAGGTTCACCATGCAGTCAACCTTCGACAATCAGacaataaaaaatactataGATAAGAAAGCTTGAGACCTTAATAATCATGTAAAGGGAGAAGACGTGATAAAGCTCGCAGCTTCTTAAGAGTCTACAAGAGTATTAATTATCGGTATTGTAgcataattttaaattgttgGCATCACAAACCAGACAGAACTCACCccgatttataaaaaaattgtcaAAACTATATATATCTAGACAGAGAAAAAGCAGAGGCCAAAGCCTCCTCTTTGTCAACCATCTACAAAACCTAAATACTAGCctcttttctcttctctctcttcccTCTTAATCATCGACTAGATGTTCTTGCCATTAACAAAAACAATTCTTAATTAatgaaagtaaaaaattatttttttatatttataaaatatttgacAAAAAAGATTACGTCTTTTATTTACCAAATATTTACGTCTTTTATTTACCAAATATTGACTTAATGCTAATCaatgatataatttataataatatataatttatgggCCAATTgataagaaatttaaaattttttgctatcttataatttaatccaaaaATTTAAACTCAGTAAAATTgtctaaattttaaagtttattgCAATTGTATCTAATTTAAAAACCTAAGTTAGAGAAAGTTTGTATTGCTGACGTGGTAATactacatattttattttattatataaataagacACGTAGATAAAAATTTttgatacataaaatttaaaattttttatcattttaatttagTCCAACTCTTTAGAAATTGACACAATTCAACTCAAAATCCCAAAGTTTATCCTTATTCACTACTAAATTTCTAAAACTCTATTATTATTCTTTATCTTCATCTAGTAAGCGTAAATGATCACAACGTggcttttttctattttttgatTCTAAAtctcttaattatttttagttttttgtaATGTTGCTCTCAATACAGTATTTGTTCTTGTGTCTCAAAGCGCTTTGGCTTATTCTAGTGACCAGTGCTATGTGAGTTGAAATTTGCAAGATTAATAGCACAACTATAAATAATCAGAGTTACAATTTCTATCTTTCACGAtgttaaaatagtttttttacaataaatataGTGAAATTATCGCAATAAGTATATGAGAAGAtatttgaaaaggaaaaaaaactaataaatattaGACTTATTACAATTTCTATTAGGACTAGTGGCAAATAAAAAAAAGCTGAAATTGTGTACTTTGCACCAGATCATACACGaatggaaaaataaatttagagattttGAATTGAATTGTATAAACTTTTAAAGATTTGAATTATTTTGCAAAGTAGCAAAAGGTTTTAGATTATTTTATATCAATAGTTTTTATTTACGTGTTATATGAGTATAATGAAATAAGTTCGCATTGCATGTCAAGAAAACACACTTTTCCTTTGACTAGTGTCAAATCCATCAATTAAAACTAATTTCCCTTTTTTTGAATTGAAGGATTTTGTAgataggtgtaacgacccggaaaccggaccgctaccggcgctaggatccaaatcgatttaaggccgtcgggacccgtagtaagcctaacatacatcctgtatacctgtttaatcccatacatgatcaacatatacataaaaattttgaactttctccttcattcaccaagcttaacctgtgcatgcacaactcataaccataaacatcaaaccccacactggagccctcaacaaatgctccaatggggcaacatattatacattaagcttggtttacattaacatcattaaaacatttcattaaaagatcatgtatcaaaaagggattaacaaacatactagggtcaagtacaactctaaacctcattaaatattattacattacattattgtactatactttacattacatcattttcatgtccacatctaactattacataaaacatgacttcttattcttgctgacctcctgattctatcctgaacctgcaacctgggggattaagggaatggggtgggctactagagcccagtgagtagaataataaaatattatatttaaaattcatgctttcattaaatgcatcacatcacaaccaaatcacattaaggatgaacttgtcaccaatagcccactataCATTCtaatagtaccaggggcgtagaatgggcctcactggtctttctcttacattaacataacataacattccaatatgccaggggcgtagaatgggcctcactggtctttctcttacatagtgtcaggggcgtagaatgggcctcattggtctttcataccgtatcatcactatctcatatcatatcatatcataatgcgggctaaaggatcatccaacattcatccacatcaacaacataatatgcaatgcaacatattcgtgaattctaatgcaagcaccctaatatatttcatggcattcatgacacgtgaatcatgctaaaactttcattatttactttgaaacataaagagtcattccactcacctctggctagctctgacaagacactgaagtagctgtctcactgctggggtcctcggttcctcgggtccgaacctacacaggtggactcaaatgagggaccaaacatacatgaacatgactctaaaatactccccaaaaaccccctaaaataccttaaaataatcataggaatcatgcaaaggaaggctaaacagagcattttcggcggcaggttcggcggccgaaagtccctccaaagccgaaactcagccactttcggcagcaccttcggcggccgaaagtcccttccagagacgaaactcatgcatattcggcggcaccttcggcggccgaatctcccctccagagccgaaagtccactttcgggggcagggttcggtagccaaaggctggcctccacaggcaggttcggcggccgaaagtccttcggctgccgaacctgagttcttccaaagggcagaactcagcctccacatgcacattttgtctcccaaaccattcaaacatgcatttacctattctacaacatgcatatacaagcaaatcagcatttaggggtctcaaactatcctaaaccccaacacaaatgcaaaaagcaactcaaacaacatacattactcataaactcaacattaaccctaacatgcaatcaactaacttacacatgcatttctaccccataaacttcataaaacttgtttaaaacatacgagaaaggtaggatctaggcttacttcttgaagatcgagaggaaagacgatcctagcttggagatgggagaaatctagctccttagacctccaagctccaaaacttactctaagcttcaaaaatcttcaaaaccaagttaaaacttgttaaaactcgaaagatttgaggaagaacatcaaaaccaaccatgggagggcatggactcaccgttggccgaaaataggggagaaagctcgcccattttcggccatgggtccttttataggtggcaagccaggccaccttcggaagccgaaggcgactccaaaacgcatgcatgttcggcggccgaacatgagccacattcggaagcctaacgtgcccccctaaactatcccacgttcggtggccgaactcctaaacgacacgttcggcggccgaacctggaaatgcctccatggtctttttcattcaaaactcaatttctttcttacttaaaaccttaaaaatacattaaaacatcttatgaaaacatgattttacccttctagaggttttcgacatccgagattccaccggacggtaggaattccgataccggagtctagccgggtattacaataggaTAAATGAGTGTGGATCCCATAGAGATCTTAAAgttgtttaaattaaatgacAAGTAGAATAAGAAGAACAGTTCaaaacaaaaagagagaagaagaaaattggTATTTGGAGAAATTGATTTTAAGAATAattaaagaagaaataaaacaatGCGATTggaattatgaaataaataattaataaagaaaacacAGCTGAAGGTAATCGAAATTGAGAGACTGCaatttgcagttgatcattgattagaaAGATAGTTCATCTTATTAtccattgtttggttatagtgttcAAACAAGCGAATCCCACAAATTCTTTCTCATGGTTAAATTAATCCGCGTAGCGCCTAAATTAATTCTTAGTTAATTAATAACCCCATTAAgctatagatttaattaattaactgttttaagaaagaagaacccaaacttgatcaataattgCAAGCGaaattatttaaaccaaatcaattaattacttAACATTAACGAATATGCTAATTACTACTTGTATTaacctaattaaataattacgtatTTATTtgggttaattagcaatatattaTCTTCTTAGGAAATTCAATAAGCCTCTTGAATTTCTAAGAGgataacaatggaggtggtgttcatCAAAAACAGAAATTAAGAACATAATCTTACAACTTTGAATAAACATCAATTTGATTGATCTTCAACTGAATAAAAGAGTTTACCCTCTAAGggtcataataaaattgcagaaaataaaagaagaaaaagaagaagaagaattcggCTAAGGTGGAGCCGAAAAAGagagaggagaagaaggagatgaTATGAAGCATACTATTCTAATTCTAGGAAAACCTTTGTTGAACCTAAAtgttctaatccttgttttgatgattaataaacaattggtgtgctactaatcaTCTTCAAAGTGTTTGTGTTGATCTTGTAGGTCCCTTACTAACAAGAATGAAATTGTTTCAATCTCAAAAGAGAAAAATGcctattttggaagcataccacaagaaagggataaaAAAGTATTTTGGTTTATGCtttgttaaattttattcattgtgaatttcaattaattaattgcgatggctcaaggtttctttcatttctaaaaagttttttagatatggccaaatCTTTAAATACTTGACTTTCGGggactaaaattatattttccaaaagaagtgattttgaaattattctttatcaaaatcaaagatctaaaaatatgggttataaaaattcaaacggattgaaaaatggatttttatagcctaagttatgttttttcaaagaatttaatgaaatattttttgccCCCTAAAGCCAACTTTCGGCTttcgaaagtcagggacagagacgaaagtcccacatgttcggccgccgaacattgacattcggccgccgaaagtgtgttttcagCCTGCCCCCTAAAGTGcatccttcggcttccgaaagtgaggaacagagacgaaagtcctgtatgttcggccgccgaacattggctttcggccgccgaaggtggtttgctcCCTAAAcaaaatgtttggcttccgaaagtgaaggacagaggcaaaagtcacctatgttcggccgccgaacattaccttcggccgccgaaagtgtgcttttaagtctgcctccgaagcctaatgttcggcttccgaaagagagggacagagacgaaagtcccacaagttcggtcgccgaactatgactttaggccgccgaaagtccttttttaaagagtgatgttcttcacctgaattggttcggccgccgaactttagcttaggccgccgaacctgaatttttcTGAGAAAaatataacggttatttctgaatataaacggctctatttgcatttaatgcacccccaacggccatatttatgactgaactataaat
This genomic interval from Manihot esculenta cultivar AM560-2 chromosome 12, M.esculenta_v8, whole genome shotgun sequence contains the following:
- the LOC110627902 gene encoding transcription factor SPATULA isoform X1 encodes the protein MGDMYNACSSPPTGGGDRRSSDDISVFLHQILLHSTSASSTGSSFMTNTGPQLQSFAAPLSIPRESHPHRLCESTLVKDGISGLDSGEGVNVGFFQGNVKGNGANASSLSIGGASENEADDYDCESEEALEALAEEAQAKPAPPRGSSKRSRAAEVHNLSEKRRRSRINEKMKALQNLIPNSNKTDKASMLDEAIEYLKQLQLQVQMLSMRNGISLHPMCLPGMLQPVQLSQYSRGFGEENVSQHMNIAGSLPLNQENPEQIIFDLPNQCAISNQLSVPNIINSETSFGMESSIRAHFGPFPLLRSSEEICREDILPHQQLNADHLERIPSEEFEMEARAAASLPFVTQSSSLKNSSSLSASMMGRDQNESLILKNMEYTPIISPYLQRIQTERSASSDEIKKERQDIRTK
- the LOC110627902 gene encoding transcription factor SPATULA isoform X2 codes for the protein MGDMYNACSSPPTGGGDRRSSDDISVFLHQILLHSTSASSTGSSFMTNTGPQLQSFAAPLSIPRESHPHRLCESTLVKDGISGLDSGEGVNVGFFQGNVKGNGANASSLSIGGASENEADDYDCESEEALEALAEEAQAKPAPPRGSSKRSRAAEVHNLSEKRRRSRINEKMKALQNLIPNSNKTDKASMLDEAIEYLKQLQLQVQMLSMRNGISLHPMCLPGMLQPVQLSQYSRGFGEENVSQHMNIAGSLPLNQENPEQIIFDLPNQCAISNQLSVPNIINSETSFGMESSIRAHFGPFPLLRSSEEICREDILPHQQLNADHLERIPSEFEMEARAAASLPFVTQSSSLKNSSSLSASMMGRDQNESLILKNMEYTPIISPYLQRIQTERSASSDEIKKERQDIRTK